ACAATGCCGATGGAGTCAACTTCCTTGGGAATGCTGTCGTGTACGTCTGCAATTACCGCCTGTATCGCAAGAATGGCTCCGGCACTTTCGCCGGCAAGGATTACGCAGCTCGTATCCACGGGCACCGGGAACAATGAGCCCTGGACTGCTGCCCGCACTCCCGCGCGTATATCCTGCATCCCCCGCCAGCATGCCCGCACAATCTCGGCTGGATCAAAGGCATACGGCATAGAAAGCAGGGGCGGACTATGATAGCCAAGCCGGTACTGCAGAGACACGGCAAGGTAGCCGCGCTGTGCCCACCTCTCGCATTCGGCAGCCATCGCCTGGGGGGCGCCTGCTGCAAACGCACCGCCATGGATCCACACGATAAGTGGTAGGGGGCTCTGACTCTGCATATCCGGTTTCCACCACAATGCGTGCAACGTGTCAGCAGCACCCTTGTAGTCTGGTGCAATTCGGTAAACAACATCAAACGGTCCGGACACCTGGGCACGGATGAGTGCACTGCCGCAGACAGTTGTTATAAACAACGCAACTATTAGTTGATATCGTTGAATCATGATGTAAAAATACTATTGGAGTTTGTAAACATCCCGGTGCCACGGTGACTAAAGCTGCATGGTGCCGGCAAAACAAACAACAACAGGTCCGGCAGAGCCGGCATACTCCGCATGCATCACTGTTCGCGTGCCATTTGCGTTACCACAACACCCAGCAATGCCACGCAGCCTCCTATCACAAACATGAGTGTTGGCTGCGTACCAAGGATAGCAAGTGCCAGCAGTGTGGTCAGGATGGGCTGAAGGTTGTTAAAGACGGCAACCCGGGCGGCATCGAAGCGGGAAAGGGCGTAGTACCACAGACCATAGCCGACAGCCGATGTTATCACTCCAAGATAGAAGAGCTGCATCCAGACACCGGCTGCGGTTGACGCATCACCCAGCGGTTGAAAATCACCGGGAATTGGGAGCACCAACCACACCAGAACGTAGAGTGGCAGACCAGTAAAGAAAGTTAGCGACGTAGCATACACTGCTCCGTAGCGAAGCACCATGCGGCGGCCAAGAACCGTGTACAATGCCCACGAAGCACTGGCCGCCAACACCATCAGGTTCCCAAGCAGATGTTCTTGCCGTACCTCAGCCCCTTCGTCA
This is a stretch of genomic DNA from Ignavibacteria bacterium. It encodes these proteins:
- a CDS encoding EamA family transporter, with protein sequence MMYLLLLLQQLIASSTHIVAKNITSVLHPTTVVLFRGTFTVVALGGWYLVKRRTLPKVQRGDIWMLLLLGFINLPVNQLCFVWGVRYTTAPNAALAYALTPVFVVLALAFWKRTWPGWQRIAGIAVAFLGAFIVLVDEGAEVRQEHLLGNLMVLAASASWALYTVLGRRMVLRYGAVYATSLTFFTGLPLYVLVWLVLPIPGDFQPLGDASTAAGVWMQLFYLGVITSAVGYGLWYYALSRFDAARVAVFNNLQPILTTLLALAILGTQPTLMFVIGGCVALLGVVVTQMAREQ